Proteins from a genomic interval of Balaenoptera musculus isolate JJ_BM4_2016_0621 chromosome 16, mBalMus1.pri.v3, whole genome shotgun sequence:
- the FGFBP3 gene encoding fibroblast growth factor-binding protein 3 — MSPLRLRASLSLLLLLLGGCLLEGAGRTQGAAGSAVESAPGPAGGSSGRFVSPERHACSWQLLPPAPGPAAGSELALRCQGPDGARHQCAYRGEPGRCPVYAARRSHFWKQVLGGLRRKRRPCHDPAPLKARLCAGKKGQGAELRLVPHASPFVSPTGAGFPRDPKLRARSRGKPRDTARGPAAGAPPPPNAPPEGKPSEKKTKGGKRKAAWDLDEGRPLGTRPDPDELDENAKLTETYCAEKWHSLCNFFVNFWNG, encoded by the coding sequence ATGAGTCCTCTGAGGCTGCGAGCGTCTCTCtcgttgctgctgctgctgctgggtggCTGCCTCCTCGAGGGCGCCGGGAGAACCCAGGGGGCGGCCGGCAGCGCGGTCGAGTCGGCCCCGGGCCCCGCGGGCGGCTCCTCCGGTCGCTTCGTCAGCCCCGAGCGGCACGCGTGCAGCTGGCAGCTCCTGCCGCCCGCCCCAGGGCCCGCGGCGGGCAGCGAGCTGGCGCTGCGTTGCCAGGGCCCGGACGGGGCGCGCCACCAGTGTGCCTACCGCGGGGAGCCGGGGCGCTGCCCGGTCTATGCCGCCCGCCGCTCGCACTTCTGGAAGCAGGTGCTAGGTGGGCTGCGCAGGAAGCGGCGGCCCTGCCACGACCCCGCGCCGCTCAAGGCCCGCCTGTGCGCGGGCAAGAAGGGCCAGGGCGCGGAGCTGCGCCTGGTGCCCCATGCATCCCCATTCGTCAGCCCTACTGGGGCGGGCTTTCCCCGGGATCCCAAGCTCCGGGCCAGGAGCCGGGGGAAGCCCCGAGACACCGCGCGCGGCCCCGCCGCAGGGGCCCCGCCTCCCCCGAACGCACCGCCCGAAGGGAAGCCCTCTGAGAAGAAGAccaaaggaggcaagagaaagGCTGCCTGGGACCTAGATGAGGGGCGACCTCTGGGGACCCGGCCCGATCCCGACGAGCTGGACGAGAACGCGAAGCTCACGGAGACCTACTGTGCTGAGAAGTGGCATTCCCTCTGCAACTTCTTTGTCAATTTCTGGAATGGCTGA